The following are from one region of the Bos mutus isolate GX-2022 chromosome 18, NWIPB_WYAK_1.1, whole genome shotgun sequence genome:
- the LOC102278691 gene encoding cationic amino acid transporter 3-like, with amino-acid sequence MLLQFVHQFGQKLTRKQLLEPIDESERPVAHLNTLNLVNVGVGRMLIVGIYILAGALAKFIAGPATIISFLVAAMFSVLSGLCYAEFGAWVPRSGSTYFYSYVTMGQVYAFIIGWNSILLLVTGTAALARASSYIFDSLIGNHISQALQETFSLQLPYSLATYADFFALGLVLLMTGLRLLGARESILVTKISIGINILVLIFITITGFIKGDLHNWKLTEQDYKLNTSGSRDNRSLGPLGSGGFAPFGFEGILQGTATCFYYFFGADVLATKGAEAINPHRSIPWSILITIFICFLAYSGVSVALTLMVPYYLIQPHNPLPQAILHSLWLPATYIMTVGTLCALIFRLHTAVFRMPTLIYTMAEDGLLFRVLTRIHVCTGIHVLAMMSAANLAGIMALLFRFTDLVDLVSVGTLLIYSLVAFSILVLRYQPDQNLSKNENTEEEIEMPVPDEHPLDSEPEARNSNILKSLWFPISTIPTRKSGQIVYGCASLLVLLMIILSLILVQWSSQGFSGDSKYTPVAVLLLLLIIGVMVIIWRQPQNPIPLYFKVPALPVLPLVSILVNIYLMMQITSGTRAIFGIWNVIGFLIYFGYGIRHSLEENDEQQPPASTSQTLDKNTPSPESS; translated from the exons ATGTTGCTTCAGTTTGTTCATCAATTTGGTCAAAAGCTCACCCGCAAGCAGCTACTGGAACCCATAGATGAGTCTGAGAGACCCGTGGCTCATCTGAACACCCTAAACCTGGTGAACGTGGGTGTGGGCAGGATGTTGATAGTTGGCATATACATTCTGGCTGGTGCACTGGCCAAGTTCATAGCTGGACCAGCAACCATCATCTCGTTCTTGGTGGCTGCCATGTTTTCTGTATTATCTGGGCTCTGCTATGCTGAATTTGGGGCCTGGGTACCACGCTCTGGTTCTACATATTTCTACAGCTATGTCACAATGGGTCAAGTCTATGCCTTCATCATTGGTTGGAACTCCATACTTCTCTTAGTTACGG GCACTGCCGCCTTGGCCAGGGCCTCGAGTTACATCTTTGACAGCCTGATTGGAAATCACATCTCTCAGGCATTACAGGAAACTTTCTCTCTGCAGCTGCCTTACTCCCTGGCCACATATGCAGACTTTTTTGCCCTGGGCCTGGTACTGCTGATGACAG GACTACGGCTTCTGGGAGCTCGTGAGTCAATCCTGGTTACAAAAATATCCATAGGAATAAACATTTTGGTTCTCATTTTCATTACCATCACTGGCTTCATTAAGGGAGATCTGCATAACTGGAAGCTCACAGAACAGGACTACAAACTGAACACATCTGGATCCAGAGACA accGTAGCTTGGGCCCTTTGGGTTCTGGAGGGTTTGCACCTTTCGGCTTtgaagggattctccagggaacagCTACATGTTTCTACTATTTTTTTGGTGCTGATGTTCTTGCCACTAAAG gGGCAGAAGCTATAAATCCTCATCGTTCCATCCCCTGGAGCATCTTGATCACCATCTTTATCTGCTTTTTGGCTTACTCTGGTGTCTCAGTGGCACTCACCCTCATGGTGCCCTACTACCTGATTCAGCCTCACAACCCTTTGCCACAAGCCATTCTCCATAGTTTGTGGCTCCCCGCCACATACATCATGACAGTTGGTACCCTCTGTGCTCTTATATTCAG ACTCCATACTGCCGTGTTCAGAATGCCTACTTTGATCTACACAATGGCAGAGGACGGGCTCCTTTTCCGGGTGCTTACCCGGATCCACGTCTGCACAGgcatccatgtcctggccatGATGTCTGCTGCAAATCTTGCag GGATCATGGCGTTACTCTTCAGATTCACAGATCTTGTGGATCTCGTGTCAGTCGGGACCCTGCTCATCTACTCCCTGGTGGCATTTTCTATTCTTGTCCTCAG GTACCAGCCAGACCAGAATTTAAGCAAGAATGAGaacacagaggaggaaattgagaTGCCTGTCCCTGATGAACATCCGCTGGACTCTGAACCTGAAGCAAGAAACTCAAACATTCTAAAGAGTCTGTGGTTCCCTATCAGCACCATCCCCACTAGGAAATCTGGCCAGATTGTCTATGGATGTGCCTCACTACTCG TTCTCCTGATGATAATCTTGAGCCTGATCCTGGTCCAGTGGTCCAGTCAGGGGTTTTCTGGAGACTCCAAGTACACACCAgtggctgtgctgctgctgctgctcatcaTTGGAGTCATGGTCATCATCTGGAGGCAGCCCCAGAACCCCATTCCTCTTTATTTTAAG GTCCCTGCTCTGCCTGTCCTCCCACTGGTGAGCATCCTTGTGAACATTTACTTGATGATGCAGATAACTTCTGGGACCAGGGCCATATTTGGCATCTGGAATGTGATCG GAT